A window from Solanum stenotomum isolate F172 chromosome 7, ASM1918654v1, whole genome shotgun sequence encodes these proteins:
- the LOC125870420 gene encoding probable pectinesterase 55: MALHFFKSVVFLFLFYGLASGRVLLWPSIGISIFGFIPTIYVDQSGFAQFQKIQAAIDSIPSNNSHWVCIFIRPGLYKEQVTIPLDKPFIYLKGSDVKNTIVIWDGHDSLVTSPTFSSFAENIVVEKLNFTNSYNYPPMNKKNPMKPALATLVSGDRTSFYDCAFSGLQDTLLDDQCTIEGAMDFIFGSGQSIYEDCTILVNAGSISQNYGGFITAQGRSHPNDASAFVFKNCKVIGTGKAFLGRAWRAYARVLFYKTSLSNIIDPIGWDAWSYKGHEKQLSFSEAECDGSGADTSKRVKWEKKLSTDMVESLTDLSFINTDNWINDQPIILLN; the protein is encoded by the exons ATGGcactacatttttttaaaagtgtagtgtttttgtttttgttctaTGGTTTAGCAAGTGGAAGAGTTTTACTATGGCCATCAATTGGAATAAGTATTTTTGGATTTATTCCAACAATTTATGTTGATCAATCTGGATTTGCTCAATTTCAGAAAATTCAAGCTGCTATTGATTCAATTCCTTCTAATAATTCTCATTGGGTTTGTATCTTCATCAGACCTGGCTTGTACAA GGAACAGGTGACAATTCCACTTGATaaaccttttatttatttaaaaggttCAGATGTGAAAAATACTATTGTGATATGGGATGGTCATGACTCACTTGTTACAAGCCcaactttttcctcttttgctGAAAATATTGTTGTGGAAAAGTTAAATTTTACA aATTCTTACAATTATCCAcctatgaataaaaaaaatccaatgAAACCAGCATTAGCAACATTGGTTTCTGGGGATAGAACATCATTTTATGATTGTGCTTTTTCTGGTTTACAAGATACTTTATTGGATGATCAATGTACAATTGAAGGAGCCATGGATTTCATTTTTGGTAGTGGTCAATCAATTTACGAG GATTGTACCATATTGGTGAATGCTGgatcaatatcacaaaattatGGAGGATTTATAACAGCACAAGGAAGATCACATCCAAATGATGCAAGTGCATTTGTGTTCAAAAATTGTAAAGTTATTGGGACAGGCAAGGCATTCTTAGGAAGGGCATGGAGGGCTTATGCTAGAGTTCTATTTTATAAAACCTCCCTCTCCAACATCATTGATCCTATAGGTTGGGATGCTTGGAGTTACAAAGGCCATGA GAAGCAATTGTCTTTCTCAGAAGCAGAGTGTGATGGATCAGGAGCAGACACATCAAAGAGAGTTAAATGGGAGAAAAAGCTAAGCACAGATATGGTGGAGTCATTGACAGATTTGTCCTTCATTAATACTGATAATTGGATTAATGATCAACCTATTATCTTATTAAATTAG